The Micavibrio sp. TMED2 genome includes a window with the following:
- a CDS encoding recombinase, with protein sequence MTTKANKTILYARVSTTEQTLEHQIEQARKAGFEIDDVIEDHGVSGVNTLMKDRPGGRRLFDLLRTNDVLVVRWVDRLGRNYRDVTETIREFMDRGVVIRTVINNMTFDGAAQDAMSKAVRDALIGFMAATAEAQAETLKEAQKAGIEHAKGQGKFRGRKPGFDRQQYAMIVDLLSKGAPMTNIAKEAGVSRQTVYRIKDDMAGAEAMLERWE encoded by the coding sequence ATGACCACAAAAGCGAATAAGACGATCCTGTACGCACGGGTATCAACCACCGAACAAACATTGGAGCATCAGATTGAACAGGCAAGGAAGGCCGGGTTTGAGATTGATGATGTCATTGAGGACCACGGAGTATCCGGAGTGAATACCCTCATGAAGGACAGACCGGGGGGCAGACGCCTGTTTGACTTGCTGAGAACTAATGATGTGCTGGTAGTGCGATGGGTAGACCGGCTTGGCAGAAACTACCGGGACGTCACCGAGACAATCCGTGAGTTCATGGATAGAGGCGTTGTTATCAGGACGGTCATTAACAACATGACCTTCGACGGCGCTGCACAAGATGCCATGTCAAAGGCTGTCAGGGATGCCCTGATCGGTTTTATGGCAGCAACCGCTGAGGCACAGGCGGAAACACTCAAGGAAGCCCAAAAGGCGGGCATAGAGCACGCTAAAGGACAAGGGAAGTTCCGAGGGAGAAAGCCGGGGTTTGACCGGCAGCAATACGCGATGATTGTGGACCTGTTGAGCAAAGGTGCCCCCATGACCAATATCGCGAAGGAAGCCGGAGTTAGTCGCCAGACTGTCTATCGAATTAAAGACGATATGGCGGGTGCTGAGGCGATGCTGGAGCGATGGGAATGA